The following coding sequences are from one Methanosarcina sp. WWM596 window:
- a CDS encoding DHH family phosphoesterase → MSKECPDCHGRGYDVISTEVCPLCKGKGKSKSVDFMRISETDIDSFLKNGAVCEKCKGKGTIEVTKSCETCEGLGKIYTCKVCGARIHESKDTDEEICSSCSRSQLVYALDESCDLKDVEAGKLYHGIVSSIASFGVFVDLNTHVRGLMHSSNVGVQPEVKASVIVLVKSIKAGGKLDLIPQTLTKYETIELEKELTLKSSSEIDTSMKGRLVRIEGEVIQVKQTSGPTIFTIGDEGGFIPCAAFESAGKRSYPHIDVGMIVSITGEVTPRDEQVQIEVMSMKLLTGKKEAAVKSRVERVIEEKATPADIPFLIESDVMEKLKPRMLHVAKEIKKAILHSTPIILRHHADADGITSAIAIERAILPLITEIGGTDAEYYFYKRAPSKAPFYELADVTRDISFALEDCARHGQKMPLVILVDNGSTEEDVPSMRQAQVYGIDMLVVDHHHPDDIVDQYLIGHANPAHVGGDFGVTAGMLCAEIARMINPSISDTIKHLPAVSAVGDRSEAPEAGRYISLVSDRYTLEELKEMALALDYEQFWLKFSSGKGIVDDILDLGDHKIHQNLVSLLCEQANSMIKEQLEVCLFNVKSQKLANGTIMNVIDVENYAQKFTFPPPGKTSGEVHDVLTKRNPNKPVVTLGYGPDFAVIRSKGVLMNIPRIVRELREEVKGAGVSGGGHLVVGSIKFVEGMRTEVLSRLVEKIASTEVEY, encoded by the coding sequence ATGAGTAAGGAATGTCCAGACTGCCACGGGCGTGGCTATGATGTTATTTCAACTGAGGTCTGCCCTTTGTGTAAGGGAAAAGGCAAGTCAAAATCAGTTGATTTCATGAGAATTTCGGAAACAGACATCGACAGTTTCTTGAAAAATGGTGCAGTATGTGAGAAATGCAAAGGAAAGGGGACAATCGAAGTTACCAAATCCTGTGAAACCTGCGAGGGGCTTGGAAAGATCTATACCTGCAAGGTTTGTGGAGCAAGAATTCATGAATCAAAGGATACAGATGAAGAGATCTGCAGTTCCTGTTCACGTTCCCAGCTTGTTTACGCTCTGGATGAATCCTGTGACCTCAAAGACGTGGAAGCAGGAAAACTTTATCACGGCATAGTGAGCAGTATCGCCTCTTTTGGAGTCTTTGTGGATCTGAACACTCATGTAAGAGGGCTTATGCATTCAAGCAATGTTGGGGTCCAGCCGGAAGTTAAGGCTTCTGTGATCGTCCTGGTAAAAAGTATTAAAGCAGGAGGAAAGCTGGATCTTATCCCACAAACTCTTACAAAGTACGAAACCATCGAGCTTGAAAAAGAGCTCACACTTAAGAGTTCATCCGAAATAGATACCAGCATGAAAGGCAGGCTCGTCCGGATCGAAGGGGAAGTTATCCAGGTAAAACAGACCAGTGGGCCTACTATTTTCACCATTGGTGATGAAGGGGGCTTTATTCCCTGTGCGGCTTTTGAGAGTGCAGGAAAGCGGTCTTACCCACATATCGATGTAGGAATGATTGTGTCGATTACCGGGGAAGTGACTCCGCGGGATGAGCAGGTCCAGATCGAAGTCATGAGTATGAAACTGCTGACCGGAAAAAAGGAAGCTGCTGTCAAGTCCAGGGTTGAGAGGGTAATTGAGGAAAAAGCAACACCTGCTGATATTCCTTTCCTTATAGAAAGCGATGTTATGGAAAAGCTCAAGCCCAGAATGCTTCACGTCGCCAAAGAGATAAAAAAGGCAATCTTACATTCAACACCCATTATCCTCAGGCATCATGCTGATGCTGATGGAATTACTTCCGCAATCGCCATTGAGCGGGCAATTCTCCCCCTTATTACGGAAATCGGTGGAACTGATGCGGAATACTATTTTTACAAACGGGCTCCTTCAAAGGCTCCTTTTTACGAGCTTGCCGACGTTACAAGGGATATTTCCTTTGCACTTGAAGATTGTGCCAGGCACGGGCAGAAAATGCCTCTTGTGATCCTTGTAGACAATGGATCAACAGAAGAGGACGTGCCCTCTATGCGACAGGCACAGGTCTATGGCATCGATATGCTTGTCGTTGACCACCACCATCCGGACGACATTGTTGATCAATATCTTATAGGACACGCAAACCCTGCTCATGTAGGGGGAGACTTCGGGGTTACTGCAGGAATGCTCTGTGCTGAAATTGCTCGTATGATCAATCCCAGTATCAGTGATACGATAAAGCACCTTCCTGCTGTTTCGGCAGTAGGAGACCGTTCTGAAGCTCCGGAAGCTGGAAGGTATATCTCTCTTGTCTCGGACCGCTATACTCTTGAGGAATTAAAAGAGATGGCTTTGGCTCTGGATTACGAACAGTTCTGGCTTAAATTCAGCAGTGGGAAAGGAATTGTTGACGATATCCTGGATCTGGGCGATCACAAAATCCATCAAAATCTGGTATCCCTGCTTTGCGAGCAGGCAAATTCCATGATAAAGGAACAGCTTGAAGTCTGTCTCTTTAACGTCAAGTCCCAGAAACTGGCGAATGGAACTATCATGAATGTGATAGATGTCGAAAACTATGCCCAGAAGTTTACCTTCCCGCCACCTGGTAAGACCTCCGGGGAAGTGCATGATGTACTCACCAAAAGGAACCCGAACAAGCCCGTGGTCACTCTGGGCTATGGCCCGGATTTTGCGGTAATCCGCTCAAAAGGTGTGCTCATGAACATCCCCCGGATTGTGAGGGAACTCAGGGAAGAAGTGAAAGGTGCCGGAGTCAGCGGCGGTGGACACCTTGTTGTAGGCAGTATCAAGTTCGTGGAAGGGATGAGAACTGAAGTGCTCTCAAGGCTTGTAGAAAAGATTGCTTCTACGGAAGTTGAGTATTAA
- a CDS encoding orotate phosphoribosyltransferase-like protein: MKNIEDLIQKAVELQNNGLVTGQIADELNVSRETVTWLLTRSKKGGAVPAPKDISVNWSSIGKSATRLHYISLALCDMVLETLEKTNAEVDVVVGVAASGIPLASMMANELGADFALYHSRKGQNVVQPGQKGTISRNFGSVAGKNCVVVDDVITTGSTTMEVIEQLREMDAKPRVVVVLVDKKGADTIANVPIQSLVRIVRVD; encoded by the coding sequence ATGAAGAACATAGAAGATCTGATTCAGAAAGCTGTGGAACTGCAAAACAATGGGCTTGTAACCGGCCAGATTGCCGACGAACTTAACGTTTCAAGAGAAACGGTTACATGGCTTTTAACCCGCTCAAAAAAAGGAGGAGCAGTCCCCGCTCCAAAAGACATATCCGTAAACTGGAGCAGCATAGGAAAGAGCGCTACACGGCTTCACTACATCTCACTTGCACTCTGCGACATGGTGCTTGAGACCCTGGAAAAGACAAATGCTGAGGTGGACGTGGTAGTTGGTGTTGCGGCCAGTGGCATCCCTCTGGCAAGCATGATGGCAAACGAACTGGGGGCAGACTTTGCCCTTTATCATTCCCGTAAAGGACAGAATGTCGTCCAGCCCGGCCAGAAAGGGACAATCAGCAGAAACTTTGGAAGCGTTGCAGGCAAGAACTGTGTGGTCGTGGACGACGTTATCACGACAGGTTCGACAACCATGGAAGTAATTGAGCAGCTACGGGAAATGGACGCAAAACCCAGAGTCGTAGTTGTTCTTGTAGACAAAAAAGGCGCAGATACAATCGCCAATGTCCCGATCCAGTCCCTGGTAAGGATAGTTCGTGTTGACTAA
- a CDS encoding NOB1 family endonuclease, with amino-acid sequence MTSYIADSAVFIMGNCSVDSSLLITVPSVVDELKSRDSVLRFDLAKEGGLRVEWPEPEMVKEVRKKAEQTRDSEELSKTDLEILAKALEHREKAILLTDDYAVQNVAIQLGIQVKPIAQKKIKDIIIWQKRCTGCGKIFEKGDDCPICGSPMKKKRKTRLKGKRSQES; translated from the coding sequence ATGACCTCTTACATAGCAGACTCGGCAGTCTTTATAATGGGAAACTGCAGCGTGGATAGTTCACTGCTTATCACCGTCCCTTCGGTTGTAGACGAGTTAAAAAGCAGGGATTCCGTGCTCCGTTTTGACCTTGCAAAAGAGGGAGGACTAAGGGTAGAATGGCCAGAACCGGAAATGGTAAAAGAAGTTCGGAAAAAAGCTGAACAAACCCGGGACTCAGAAGAGCTTTCAAAAACTGACCTGGAAATTCTTGCAAAAGCCCTTGAACACAGGGAAAAGGCAATACTGCTCACGGATGATTATGCAGTCCAGAATGTTGCCATTCAACTCGGGATTCAGGTTAAACCAATAGCCCAGAAAAAGATAAAAGATATCATCATCTGGCAAAAGCGGTGTACTGGTTGTGGAAAAATCTTTGAGAAGGGGGATGACTGCCCTATTTGCGGTTCACCCATGAAGAAAAAGAGAAAAACAAGACTTAAAGGAAAAAGGTCTCAGGAAAGCTGA